GCTCTTCCTGAGACCCGTTCTGCTCGTATTCATCAACGGGGCAGTGGTAGTAATCCTCACTCTCGGAAGTGATACCATTTCACACTCTCATTTCAAGATGTTTGCATGATTTCCAGAAATATCCACGGTTTTAAAATCCAAAGATTGAGCAAAATATTCCTCGTCACTCTCGCTGCGACATGTACCTCGGTCAATTATCAAGACACAAGTAACAGCGACGGAACTTCCGGTGGCGATATTCAAAATAAAGGACCCCATCATCTTTTTAGTGTGATACaataaaaagcacacacagGGATGTACGGAAGCACCTctgataaacaaaacaataaacatgtaatTTCATTGGTAAAATAACACGAAATATCACACTGTAACATTACTCCACTACAAGTCTTCCGAATTCAACGTTTTAGTCACGTAAAAGCATGGGGATTCCAAGGCCTAAATGTGTGGCTGAGCCCCAAGACGAGAACAAGTATGTTCATTTTGTCAGCAAAAATACCCGTCATACAGAATGGTCTGTGATATTGCTGTATTTGATGTTGCATTATCCAGCATGTTGTTGCATGCTTTGCTTAAATTATGTTTCCTTTACATTGTAAGTCACATTTCAATTTGAATTGTCTAGTTTGTCAAGGTGGAGCTGatctaaattaattaataaactcgtgggtagtttaatctattacAATATGCTGTGTGTTATAAGATGATCACATTGTCGTGGGCAAAACCAGTTGTACAACAATTCCATCTGAAATGTAGTGTAGTATAACTATAAAGTAGCATACAATGGAAACATTCAGAGAAAAGACATACAGTAAAGAACAACATTTGCTCTACTCCTTCAGTCCCgttgtacacttttattttgaagacaaAACGTTGAGATTTCCGTTTCTCAGCCATATGAAGCGATCTTGACGCAGCGGCTCCTCTGTGTCTCCCGGTGTACTCTGGGTAAATGTGGATTGTTGCACAAATGTAAACGGTCGAGCTGAAATCCTTCTGCAGTGACCAACACACAGTAACAGTAACACGGTGAAAACAATGTCAGCAAGTTCTCTATTTAGAAAAGTAGCTGTGGGTTTCCTCGCCAGGTGGATCTGTCTGTAGCTGCAGGGACATCGTAGTTACAAAtgatatgacacacacacatcccgaTAATATCCCACATAGTTATGTGTAGAAATTAATTAACTTAGACAGGGCAGTTGTGGTAAACAAGTTTGGGATCAGAAAATGAAACCAAACCCATGGTTCCAGCCCCCTTCTTGTTGGACGCTCATTGGCTGtttctgttgcctttaattgctgtcggaaatattatttatacaaGGTACAATAGCTAAAGCAAACgatgtaaaaaataatcaaataaattgTTTACAAAAAAATCCAGAATTATTACGCTTTTACAATCTGTTAGAATGTGATGGGTATTTTCAGTGACTGACTGTCACGTGATTTAACAAGGTTCAAACTAACCTGTTGGTTGATTGACACCACCTACTGACCAGAAGATCAGAGAATCCGGCATTATTCGAATGTCCCTGAATGCATCATTTGTGTTGTTCCCATCAGGCATTGCGGTCATAGTCACGCAAACTCAGAAATCAGGAGGTGCCGGCTGTCCAGTGAGCGTAGTTGATATAATAACAGAGTTATAAAATAAGCCTTACAGATATTGATGAGGATTTCATGTCACAGCAAGGTACGTTATTACTGTTTCCGCTGGTTATTACAGTCCGGCTGTTATTTAGTTGACTTGGGATACAGATGTTACACTTTGAAACAGATACCGGTGTGATAGCTCTGATTGTATCAGAGCTATCGATTATCTGTAGATGATTGCGTTAGAAAATTACTTCACGATGCCACAGTATTCAATGAATGCAGGacaatatattaaaattaaatggGCAACTGGTGTTATATTGGACATTGTTGCTTTGTGAACAGCTGAGATAATATTGCATTTTAACAAATTTAACTGCCAGCATTTTCCTGATTTCTTAACCTTATGCTTATTGATTGTTAAGTATCTTATAGTTATAATTTCTGTCATGTCTCTAAAATTACAAATCTGATCAACAGTATGGGTCATCGAATTGACGATGTCATGAAGTTGTGTTGTGAGTTGTCTGCCAATCAGCAAATACAGACCACAGTGAAAGGCTCAGGGAAGGGAGCCGCAGCAGCTGGCGGTCTGGCCTTTGCTGGAGGGTTAGTCGGGGGACCTCTTGGTATCGCAGTCGGTAAGTGGAAAAAAATGCAAGTTTCTCCCACtgatatatatgtttgtgtgtgtgtgtgtgtgtgtgtgtgtacaatcaTAATTTCACAAGTTTGAAACCCTCTTCCCCTGTAGGCGGTGCTGTCGGAGGCCTCCTGGGCTGCTGGCTGACCAGTGGACAATTCAAACCGCTGCCTCAGATCATCATGGAGCTCagtcctcagcagcagcagaagctctATGGTAGTCTTGTGGCGGTCCTGGGAGACATTCAGTGGACAGATTTGGCTCAGCTAACTGCTCTGGTGATGGGTAACGCCACCCTGAAGCAGCAGCTTACGGCGACCCTTCTCGGGTACATATCCAAGGAGCTCCAGGCGGATGTGCACTACGTGGATTAGTAGATACCCTAACTGAGGGGCGCACATTCCCAGAAGGACGAAAAGAATGTGAACTGTTTTTACGACGCTCAAGACTTTATCCAATGTGAAATCACATATTGTAAATTTGCACAGACGCCAGTCCTGGTTACAGGTTATACTGGGTAATATGAATATTGTGAAAACAGCTGTATAACTGGATTAATTTACTATAAGAAGTACACTCGTAAGATGAAGGAAGTATTCATTAAATAATGGCACTGTTAATCGTGGTTTAACTACACTGATTTCAATACTCAAATACAAAAGATTCTGTACTGAATGAGCGCCAACTGTACAGTTTGAAATAGTTTGATTTGATGGTCATTTAAGTGATGATTTTACCAGCATCTGTGcacaatatattgtatttaaataatttcaGCAATTTCAAAGATTTCTGTATTTCATTGGTTCATACGGTTTTACCCGGCACACTTTATTCGTCCTGTGAATCAAAAGTTATTTATCTTCACACTCTTTGCTGCTGTCACTGCGATTATAACTTTGTCATATTGCCTGACAAACtcattaaaaggaaaaaagggtCCTTAGAAGAAGCAATCTACACATTCTTTGGAGTCACAAACCAACAAGTTCTTGATCTTGATTTATATTTCCTTCCAGTTGTTTAACAGGCTGACACATTCCTGAATCTGTTCACAACTCGTCGATACTTTTCGACATTGCCAGTGGCTTTTCTTGATCATACTATATAATCTTATCCTAATCATTCTGCTCCTCGGGCCtcttgttgttcatgttgtttgaCAGCTCAACTTTAGGGAACCATGAAAGGCCCCACCACCCGAAAAACCGAAAGCTACTTGAAAataatacatccatccatccatccattatcacctcttatccggggtcgggtcgcggtggcagcaggttcagcaggccgacccaggcctccctctcacccgcaacactttccagctcattctgggggatcccgaggcgttccaaggccagccgggagatataatccctccagcgtgtcctcggtgttccccggggcctcctaccagttggacgtgcccggaaaacctctaatgggaggcgtccaggaggcatcctgactagatgcccgaaccacctcagctgactcctttggacacgaaggagcagcgactcgactccaagctcccccctgatgtccgagctccttaccctatctctaaggctgagcccggccaccctacggaggaagctcatttcggccgcttgtatccgagatctcgttctttcggtcacgacccagagttcgtgaccataggtgagggttggaacgtagaccgaccagtaaatggagagctttgccttccggctcagctccctcttcactaagacggaccggtacagcgcctgttttactgctgcagccgcaccgatccgcctgtcgatctcccgctccaccttaccctcactcgtgaacaagaccccgagatacttgaactccttcgcttggggtaggcagtttgcccccacctgccgcttcgcactcggctgcaaaacgccccagtgaatgctggaggtcacggtccgaggaggcaaacaggaccacatcatccgcaaacagcagagaggcgatcccgagactcccgaaccggatcctctccgccccctggctgcgcctagatatcctgtccatgaaggtcacgaacaggacgggtgataaagggcagccctggcggaggccaacacccaccgggaacgtgtaaaataatacattacaatCTGAACTCACATTGGATTATTATAGTCAGATTAGGGAGAATATGGTTGACCGGACCATAGAGTTTATAGCTGGTGTGCACATTAATCAGAAGGATCCAAGGATTCAACCATTCCACCCAGTCCTCAAGCTTGAGATCTCAAAAagatggtgtcgaacgcagcattAAGGTGTAACTATGATGTATTACTCCTTGTTAAGTGGCTTGGCATGCTCAAAAGCTCATCTAACTTTACACATGTCAAAGGTGATGGAAACAAataatgaacatgttttttggcttgccccaaacttgtcatgcttgataACAGCCTGAGGATATTGACAAGCCTATTTTCACTCAGTCAAAGCGTCACCTACTGGCGAAAGGAAATCAGTGCTACGTGACAAAcggcatcagattcacatgtaatttacgtgacgtggtctacacttcatgtAGAGAAccttgatgcatgttgtctagCGCCACACGGCAGATACAGGAACTGGTGAAGTATTTGCAAAGGGCAATTTCCTGCGTCCCGCACTCCACACTGGCAAAAAATAACTGACTGGCGAGCGCCCCCGACAAGCACAAAGGTGCGAGGATCCATTCATCGCTGCTTGGCACTTAAATTCTATTTGAAACTAAAAGATGTATAGCCTGTTGCAGTTGTGGATTCATTCATTTAGTTATTCTCCTGATTTGAACATTTCCTGCCCTCAAATGTTCTCGGACAATTGTTCTAAGCACTCTTTAACTTTTAAACTTT
Above is a genomic segment from Cyclopterus lumpus isolate fCycLum1 chromosome 6, fCycLum1.pri, whole genome shotgun sequence containing:
- the zgc:112052 gene encoding protein C19orf12 homolog encodes the protein MGHRIDDVMKLCCELSANQQIQTTVKGSGKGAAAAGGLAFAGGLVGGPLGIAVGGAVGGLLGCWLTSGQFKPLPQIIMELSPQQQQKLYGSLVAVLGDIQWTDLAQLTALVMGNATLKQQLTATLLGYISKELQADVHYVD